One window from the genome of Synergistetes bacterium HGW-Synergistetes-1 encodes:
- a CDS encoding peptidase M48 — MLRRSFLFIMAVFSLLLLCTAQSFAAASPEPTDKTISREIKIGKKTAEQVEKEIPRVHDPSREAKLAMIANKLTPYLQRDLQYYVKILEMKDPNAFSLPGGFTYITTGMLDFLKSEDETAAILAHEFVHADRAHGIIQAARNNRLNLLTLAGMIAATQGGGMAAAMLSSAIQTAIMGAYSIELEKEADARGIDIMYKAGYNPAAMLTTMERLQVERMKRAYVDPGIFQTHPEVEERVKAALKYMKDNGIEVDRKDVVQRLKTEVSVKDGRAVLIIDSKTFVDLPEGDRSIKFLNELKRRLDDNLALELAPYDVTVHGDPGDQTLIIKGKVILSENEMPEEMPSIPEIRDRVITTLADARRDNPLADYYE, encoded by the coding sequence ATGTTGAGAAGATCTTTTCTTTTTATCATGGCAGTTTTTTCGCTGCTCCTCCTGTGTACTGCACAGTCATTCGCAGCTGCCTCCCCAGAGCCTACGGATAAGACCATCTCAAGAGAGATAAAGATAGGGAAGAAGACAGCCGAGCAGGTCGAGAAGGAAATACCGCGCGTTCATGACCCATCTCGAGAGGCAAAACTTGCGATGATCGCAAACAAGTTGACGCCTTATCTTCAGAGAGATCTTCAGTACTACGTGAAGATCCTGGAGATGAAGGATCCAAACGCTTTTTCACTTCCGGGAGGGTTTACTTACATTACTACTGGAATGCTTGATTTCCTTAAGAGCGAGGATGAGACAGCAGCGATACTGGCTCACGAATTCGTACACGCCGACAGAGCACATGGCATAATTCAGGCTGCGCGGAACAACAGGCTCAATCTGCTGACACTGGCAGGAATGATAGCTGCGACCCAGGGCGGAGGAATGGCTGCCGCAATGCTGTCAAGCGCTATTCAGACTGCGATAATGGGAGCATACAGTATAGAGCTTGAAAAAGAGGCCGATGCAAGAGGAATAGACATAATGTACAAAGCCGGCTATAACCCGGCAGCAATGCTTACAACGATGGAACGCCTCCAGGTCGAACGTATGAAAAGAGCTTATGTAGATCCGGGAATATTCCAGACCCACCCTGAAGTCGAAGAGAGGGTAAAAGCAGCCCTTAAGTATATGAAAGACAATGGAATAGAGGTCGACAGAAAGGATGTTGTCCAGAGACTTAAGACCGAGGTCTCAGTTAAGGATGGCAGGGCAGTTTTGATCATTGATAGTAAAACATTTGTTGACTTGCCTGAAGGTGATAGATCAATTAAATTTCTAAACGAGCTCAAAAGACGGCTAGACGATAACCTTGCGCTGGAACTTGCTCCATATGATGTGACAGTTCATGGTGACCCGGGAGATCAGACTCTTATCATCAAGGGCAAGGTAATATTGAGTGAAAATGAAATGCCGGAAGAAATGCCCTCAATACCTGAAATAAGAGATAGAGTGATCACGACGCTTGCTGATGCAAGAAGGGATAACCCGTTGGCAGATTACTACGAATAG